In Cervus canadensis isolate Bull #8, Minnesota chromosome 6, ASM1932006v1, whole genome shotgun sequence, one DNA window encodes the following:
- the CHD8 gene encoding chromodomain-helicase-DNA-binding protein 8 isoform X1, which yields MADPIMDLFDDPNLFGLDSLTDDSFNQVTQDPIEEALGLPSSLDSLDQMNQDGGGGDVANSSANDLVPPPEETAPTELPKESTAPAPESLTLHDYTTQPVSQEQPAQPVLQTPTPTPGLLQVSKSQEILSQGNPFMGVSATAVSSSSAGGQPPQSAPKIVILKAPPSSSVTGAHVAQIQAQGITSTAQPLVAGTANGGKVTFTKVLTGTPLRPGVSIVSGNTVLAAKVPGNQATVQRIVQPSRPVKQLVLQPVKGSAPAGNPGATGPPLKPAVTLTSTPTQGESKRITLVLQQPQSGGPQGHRHVVLGSLPGKIVLQGNQLAALTQAKNAQGQPAKVVTIQLQVQQPQQKIQIVPQPPSSQPQPQQPPSTQPVTLSSVQQAQIMGPGQAPGQRLSVPLKVVLQPQAGSSQGASSGLSVVKVLSASEVAALSSPASSAPHTGGKTGIEENRRLEHQKKQEKANRIVAEAIARARARGEQNIPRVLNEDELPSVRPEEEGEKKRRKKSSGERLKEEKPKKSKTSGTSKTKGKSKLNTITPVVGKKRKRNTSSDNSDVEVMPAQSPREDEESSIQKRRSNRQVKRKKYTEDLDIKITDDEEEEEVDVTGPVRAEPVLPEPVQEPDGETLPSMQFFVENPSEEDAAIVDKVLSMRIVKKELPSGQYTEAEEFFVKYKNYSYLHCEWATISQLEKDKRIHQKLKRFKTKMAQMRHFFHEDEEPFNPDYVEVDRILDESHSIDKDNGEPVIYYLVKWCSLPYEDSTWELKEDVDEGKIREFKRIQSRHPELKRVNRPQASAWKKLELSHEYKNRNQLREYQLEGVNWLLFNWYNRQNCILADEMGLGKTIQSIAFLQEVYNVGIHGPFLVIAPLSTITNWEREFNTWTEMNTIVYHGSLASRQMIQQYEMYCKDSRGRLIPGAYKFDALITTFEMILSDCPELREIEWRCVIIDEAHRLKNRNCKLLDSLKHMDLEHKVLLTGTPLQNTVEELFSLLHFLEPSQFPSESEFLKDFGDLKTEEQVQKLQAILKPMMLRRLKEDVEKNLAPKQETIIEVELTNIQKKYYRAILEKNFSFLSKGAGHTNMPNLLNTMMELRKCCNHPYLINGAEEKILTEFREACHIIPHDFHLQAMVRSAGKLVLIDKLLPKLKAGGHKVLIFSQMVRCLDILEDYLIQRRYLYERIDGRVRGNLRQAAIDRFSKPDSDRFVFLLCTRAGGLGINLTAADTCIIFDSDWNPQNDLQAQARCHRIGQSKAVKVYRLITRNSYEREMFDKASLKLGLDKAVLQSMSGRDGNITGIQQFSKKEIEDLLRKGAYAAIMEEDDEGSKFCEEDIDQILLRRTTTITIESEGKGSTFAKASFVASENRTDISLDDPNFWQKWAKKADLDMDLLNSKNNLVIDTPRVRKQTRHFSTLKDDDLVEFSDLESEDDERPRSRRHDRHHTYGRTDCFRVEKHLLVYGWGRWRDILSHGRFKRRMTERDVETICRAILVYCLLHYRGDENIKGFIWDLISPAENGKTKELQNHSVFDVSPSPGLSIPVPRGRKGKKVKSQSTFDIHKADWIRKYNPDTLFQDESYKKHLKHQCNKVLLRVRMLYYLRQEVIGDQAEKVLGGAIASEIDIWFPVVDQLEVPTTWWDSEADKSLLIGVFKHGYEKYNTMRADPALCFLEKAGRPDDKAIAAEHRVLDNFSDIVEGVDFDKDCEDPEYKPLQGPPKDQDDEGDPLMMMDEEISVIDGDEAQVTQQPGHLFWPPGSALTARLRRLVTAYQRSYKREQMKIEAAERGDRRRRRCEAAFKLKEIARREKQQRWTRREQTDFYRVVSTFGVEYDPDTMQFHWDRFRTFARLDKKTDESLTKYFHGFVAMCRQVCRLPPAAGDEPPDPNLFIEPITEERASRTLYRIELLRRLREQVLCHPLLEDRLALCQPPGPELPKWWEPIRHDGELLRGAARHGVSQTDCNIMQDPDFSFLAARMNYMQNHQAGAPAPSLSRCSTPLLHQQYTSRTASPLPLRPDAPVEKPPEETAAQVPSLESLTLKLEHEVVARSRPTPQDYEMRVAPSDTTPLVSRSVPPVKLEDEEDSDSELDLSKLSPSSSSSSSSSSSSSSTDESEDEKEEKLTADQSRSKLYDEESLLSLPMSQDGFPNEDGEQMTPELLLLQERQRASEWPKDRVLINRIDLVCQAVLSGKWPSSRRSQEMVTGGILGPGNHLLDSPSLTPGEYGDSPVPTPRSSSAASMAEEEVSAVTTAAAQFTRLRRGMDEKEFTVQIKDEEGLKLTFQKHKLMANGVMGDGHPLFHKKKGNRKKLVELEVECMEEPNHLDVDLETRIPVINKVDGTLLVGEDAPRRAELEMWLQGHPEFAVDPRFLAYMEDRRKQKWQRYKKNNKAELNCLGIEPVQTANSRNGKKGHHAETVLNRVLPGPIAPDTSKKRARRTRPDLSKMMALMQGGGTGSLSLHNTFQHSSSGLQSVSSLGHSSATSASLPFMPFVMGGAASSPHVDSSTMLHHHHHHPHPHHHHHHHPGLRATGYPSSPATTTSGTALRLPPLQPEEDEDDEDEDDDDDLSQGYDSSERDFSLIDDPMMPANSDSSEDADD from the exons ATGGCAGACCCCATCATGGATCTGTTTGATGACCCAAATTTATTTGGCCTGGACTCTCTGACTGATGACAGCTTCAATCAGGTCACACAAGACCCTATTGAAGAAGCCCTTGGACTGCCAAGCTCTCTGGACTCCTTGGATCAGATGAACCAGgatggtggaggtggtgatgTGGCGAATTCATCAGCAAATGACTTGGTCCCCCCACCAGAGGAAACAGCCCCCACAGAACTTCCCAAAGAATCAACAGCTCCAGCTCCAGAATCTTTAACCTTGCATGATTATACCACTCAGCCCGTCAGCCAAGAGCAGCCAGCCCAACCTGTCTTACAGACACCAACGCCAACACCAGGACTTTTGCAGGTCTCCAAGAGCCAGGAGATCCTGAGCCAAGGGAATCCTTTCATGGGTGTCTCTGCCACAGCTGTCTCCTCCAGTAGTGCTGGAGGACAACCACCTCAGTCTGCCCCTAAGATTGTTATCCTTAAGGccccaccaagctcctcagtcACTGGTGCCCATGTGGCACAAATTCAGGCCCAAGGTATCACCAGCACAGCTCAGCCACTCGTGGCTGGCACAGCCAATGGTGGAAAAGTCACTTTTACCAAAGTGCTAACCGGCACTCCCCTTCGACCTGGTGTTTCCATTGTCTCTGGTAATACAGTGTTGGCCGCCAAGGTCCCTGGGAACCAGGCTACTGTTCAGCGCATTGTCCAGCCCAGCCGACCAGTAAAACAGCTGGTCCTACAGCCAGTTAAGGGTTCAGCTCCTGCTGGAAACCCTGGGGCCACAGGGCCCCCACTGAAGCCTGCAGTTACACTGACCTCTACACCCACCCAG GGTGAATCGAAACGCATCACGCTGGTCCTCCAGCAGCCACAGTCTGGAGGTCCCCAAGGACACCGGCATGTCGTGCTAGGGAGTCTACCAGGCAAGATAGTGTTACAGGGCAACCAGCTAGCAGCCCTGACTCAAGCCAAGAATGCCCAGGGGCAGCCTGCCAAAGTAGTAACTATACAGCTGCAGGTGCAGCAGCCGCAGCAGAAAATCCAGATTGTACCACAGCCTCCATCATCGCAGCCACAGCCCCAGCAGCCACCCTCCACCCAGCCAGTGACTCTCTCCTCCGTGCAGCAGGCCCAGATAATGGGACCAGGACAGGCCCCGGGACAGAGACTTTCAGTACCCCTCAAGGTGGTACTTCAGCCACAG GCTGGCTCTTCCCAAGGGGCCTCTTCTGGGCTCTCCGTAGTTAAAGTTCTCAGTGCCAGTGAAGTGGCAGCTCTGTCCTCACCAGCAAGTTCTGCTCCCCATACCGGGGGCAAGACAGGGATCGAGGAAAACCGTAGACTGGAACaccagaagaagcaagagaaagcaAATCGGATTGTAGCAGAGGCCATTGCTAGGGCCCGTGCTCGGGGCGAACAGAACATACCTCGAGTCCTGAATGAGGATGAGCTGCCTAGCGTTAGGCCTGAGGAGGAAGGTGAAAAGAAACGCAGGAAGAAGAGCAGTGGGGAGAGGCTCAAGGAAGAAAAGCCAAAGAAGAGCAAAACATCTGGTACCTCCAAAACCAAGGGCAAGAGTAAGCTAAA CACCATCACTCCTGTggtgggaaagaagagaaaacgtAATACCTCATCTGATAATTCAGATGTAGAAGTCATGCCCGCACAGTCACCCCGGGAAGATGAAGAAAGCAGTATTCAG AAAAGACGCTCGAACCGCCAAGTGAAGCGGAAAAAATACACAGAGGATCTGGATATAAAGATCACAGAcgatgaagaggaagaagaggtggaCGTGACCGGTCCAGTCAGAGCTGAGCCTGTCCTCCCTGAGCCAGTGCAGGAACCAGATGGCGAGACTTTGCCTTCCATGCAGTTCTTCGTG GAGAATCCCAGTGAAGAAGATGCTGCCATTGTAGACAAAGTGCTTTCTATGCGTATTGTGAAGAAGGAG CTTCCTTCTGGACAGTATACTGAAGCAGAAGAATTCTTTGTCAAGTACAAGAACTA CTCCTATCTGCACTGTGAATGGGCCACCATCTCCCAactggagaaggataagaggatCCATCAAAAACTAAAGCGCTTCAAAACCAAAATGGCTCAGATGAGACACTTCTTCCATGAG GATGAAGAGCCCTTCAACCCAGACTATGTAGAGGTGGATAGGATATTGGATGAGTCTCACAGTATTGACAAGGACAATGGGGAG CCTGTAATTTACTACCTGGTGAAATGGTGCTCTCTGCCCTACGAGGATAGTACATGGGAGCTCAAAGAGGATGTTGATGAGGGCAAGATTCGAGAATTTAAACGCATCCAGTCAAGGCACCCAGAACTCAAAAGGGTG AATCGTCCACAGGCAAGTGCCTGGAAGAAGTTGGAGTTGTCACATGAGTATAAAAACAGAAACCAGTTACGGGAATATCAGTTGGAAGGGGTCAACTGGCTGCTCTTTAATTGGTATAACAG GCAGAACTGCATCCTGGCTGATGAGATGGGATTGGGCAAAACCATTCAGTCCATTGCCTTCTTGCAGGAAGTATATAATGTGGGTATCCATGGCCCCTTCCTGGTCATTGCCCCACTGTCCACAATTACTAACTGGGAGCGGGAATTCAACACATGGACAGAGATGAACACTATTGTCTACCATGGCAGTCTGGCCAGCCGGCAGATGATACAGCAATATGAAATGTACTGCAAAGATTCACGG GGGCGCCTCATCCCAGGTGCATACAAGTTTGATGCCTTGATCACAACTTTTGAGATGATTTTGTCAGACTGTCCAGAGCTTCGTGAGATTGAATGGCGGTGTGTCATCATTGATGAGGCCCATCGACTAAAGAACCGTAATTGCAAGCTGCTTGATAGTCTCAAGCACATGGACCTG GAGCACAAAGTGCTGCTCACAGGAACACCATTGCAAAATACTGTGGAGGAACTGTTTAGCTTGCTTCATTTCTTGGAACCATCACAGTTTCCATCAGAATCAGAATTCCTCAAAGACTTTGGGGATCTCAAAACAGAAGAACAG GTTCAAAAGCTACAGGCCATTCTCAAACCAATGATGCTGAGAAGACTCAAAGAAGATGTTGAAAAGAACCTGGCACCCAAACAGGAGACCATTATTGAAGTAGAGCTAACCAACATTCAGAAGAAATACTACCGGGCTATTTTGGAGAagaatttctcctttctttccaaaGGGGCAGGTCATACTAATATGCCAAATCTACTCAACACAATGATGGAGTTGCGCAAATGCTGCAACCACCCATATCTCATCAATG gTGCAGAAGAAAAAATCCTAACAGAGTTTCGAGAAGCTTGCCATATCATACCTCATGACTTCCACTTGCAGGCCATGGTTCGTTCAGCTGGCAAGTTGGTTCTTATTGACAAGTTACTTCCAAAACTTAAAGCTGGTGGCCATAAGGTTCTGATCTTTTCCCAGATGGTACGCTGCCTAGATATCCTAGAGGATTATCTAATCCAGAGAAG GTACTTATATGAGCGTATTGATGGGCGAGTTAGAGGCAACCTTCGGCAAGCTGCTATTGACCGTTTTAGCAAGCCTGACTCGGACCGATTTGTCTTTCTGCTATGCACCCGGGCTGGTGGACTTGGCATTAATCTCACAGCTGCTGATACTTGCATCATCTTTGATTCAGACTGGAATCCGCAAAATGACCTGCAG GCTCAAGCACGTTGTCATCGAATTGGGCAGAGCAAAGCTGTGAAGGTGTACCGTCTCATCACTCGTAATTCTTACGAGAGGGAGATGTTTGATAAGGCTAGCCTCAAGTTGGGATTGGATAAAgctgtgcttcagtccatgagtgGTCGGGATGGCAACATTACTGGA ATCCAACAGTTCTCTAAGAAGGAGATTGAAGATCTCTTACGGAAAGGAGCGTATGCAGCCATAATGGAGGAAGATGATGAGGGCTCCAAGTTTTGTGAAGAGGACATTGACCAGATCTTGTTAAGACGAACCACTACCATCACCATTGAATCTGAAGGAAAGGGTTCTACCTTTGCCAAG GCAAGCTTTGTGGCTTCTGAAAATAGGACTGATATTTCTCTGGATGACCCAAACTTTTGGCAAAAGTGGGCCAAAAAGGCTGACCTGGACATGGATCTACTCAATAGCAAG AATAACTTGGTGATTGACACACCTAGAGTACGAAAGCAGACCCGCCACTTCAGCACTCTGAAAGATGACGACCTAGTGGAATTCTCTGATTTGGAAAGTGAAGATGATGAGCGACCACGCTCTCGCCGACATGACCGTCATCATACCTATGGGCGCACTGACTGTTTTCGGGTGGAAAAGCACCTCCTGGTATATGG ttgGGGACGATGGCGAGATATTCTGTCTCATGGACGCTTCAAGCGACGGATGACTGAAAGAGATGTGGAAACAATTTGCCGGGCCATCCTCGTGTACTGTCTCTTACACTATCGTGGGGACGAAAATATCAAAGGCTTCATTTGGGACTTGATTAGCCCTGCTGAAAATGGCAAGACAAAAGAATTGCAGAATCACTCAG TCTTCGATGTTTCCCCTTCCCCAGGTCTGTCTATCCCTGTGCCTCGTGGACgcaaggggaaaaaagtaaagtcaCAAAGCACTTTTGATATCCATAAGGCAGATTGGATCCGGAAGTATAACCCTGATACTCTGTTTCAAGATGAGAGTTATAAGAAGCACTTGAAACATCAGTGTAACAA GGTGCTGTTGCGGGTACGAATGCTATATTATCTGAGACAGGAGGTTATTGGAGACCAGGCAGAGAAGGTGTTAGGGGGTGCAATTGCCAG TGAGATTGACATATGGTTCCCAGTAGTGGATCAGCTGGAGGTTCCAACAACATGGTGGGACAGTGAGGCTGATAAGTCTCTGCTCATTGGAGTCTTTAAGCATG GCTATGAAAAATATAATACTATGAGGGCAGACCCAGCCTTATGCTTCCTGGAAAAGGCTGGCCGACCAGATGACAAAGCAATTGCAGCAGAACATCGCGTGTTGGATAATTTTTCTGACATAGTGGAAGG GGTTGACTTTGACAAAGATTGTGAAGATCCTGAATACAAACCACTCCAGGGTCCCCCAAAGGACCAAGATGATGAG GGTGATCCCTTGATGATGATGGATGAAGAGATCTCAGTGATAGATggagatgaag CCCAGGTGACCCAACAGCCAGGCCATCTATTCTGGCCTCCAGGCTCTGCTTTGACAGCTAGGCTTCGGCGCCTAGTAACAGCCTATCAGCGCAGCTACAAGAGAGAACAGATGAAGATAGAGGCTGCAGAACGTGGGGATCGGAGAAGGCGACGTTGTGAGGCAGCCTTCAAGCTAAAAGAAATTGCACGGCGGGAGAAACAGCAACG ATGGACAAGGCGTGAGCAAACTGATTTCTATCGAGTGGTTTCTACCTTTGGTGTGGAGTATGACCCTGATACCATGCAGTTCCATTGGGATCGCTTCCGTACTTTTGCCCGACTGGACAAAAAAACAGATGAAAGCCTTACCAAGTATTTCCATGGCTTTGTGGCCATGTGCCGCCAAGTGTGCCGCCTTCCCCCAGCAGCTGGAGATG AACCCCCGGACCCTAATCTGTTTATTGAGCCCATCACTGAGGAAAGGGCCTCACGGACTCTCTACCGTATTGAATTGCTTCGGCGCTTACGGGAACAAGTTTTATGCCACCCTCTTTTGGAAGATCGGCTGGCATTATGTCAGCCTCCAGGTCCTGAATTGCCTAAGTGGTGGGAGCCCATTCGGCATGACGGGGAGCTTCTACGAGGGGCAGCCCGCCACGGGGTGAGCCAAACAGACTGCAACATCATGCAGGACCCAGACTTTTCTTTCCTGGCTGCCCGTATGAATTATATGCAGAACCATCAGGCAGGAGCACCAGCTCCATCCCTGTCACGCTGCTCTACTCCACTGCTCCACCAGCAGTACACCTCGCGCACTGCCTCACCGCTGCCCCTGCGCCCAGATGCTCCTGTTGAAAAGCCACCTGAGGAGACAGCTGCCCAGGTCCCCAGTCTGGAGAGTCTGACTTTAAAGCTAGAGCATGAGGTGGTGGCCAGGAGCCGACCAACCCCACAAGACTATGAGATGCGAGTAGCCCCCTCTGATACTACCCCTCTGGTCTCCCGAAGTGTTCCACCAGTCAAACTGGAGGATGAGGAGGATTCAGACTCTGAGCTGGACTTGAGCAAGCTGTCACCatcatcctcttcttcctcatcctcatccagctccagctccagcacTGATGAGAGTGAGGACgagaaggaagagaagctaa CTGCTGACCAGTCCCGCTCAAAGCTCTATGATGAAGAGAGTCTCCTGTCCCTCCCTATGTCCCAAGATGGATTCCCAAATGAAGATGGAGAACAAATGACCCCTGAGCTTCTGCTGCTACAAGAAAGACAGAGAGCTTCTGAGTGGCCCAAG GATCGTGTCCTGATAAACCGTATTGACCTCGTCTGCCAGGCTGTACTCTCAGGGAAGTGGCCTTCTAGTCGCCGGAGCCAGGAAATGGTAACAGGAGGAATTTTGGGGCCAGGCAACCACTTGCTGGACAGTCCTTCGTTGACTCCAGGAGAATATGGTGACTCCCCAGTCCCCACACCACGCAGTAGCAGCGCAGCTTCCATGGCAGAGGAGGAAGTGTCTGCAGTCACCACAGCGGCTGCTCAGTTCACCAGACTTCGCCGAGGCATGGATGAGAAAGAGTTTACGGTTCAAATCAAAGAT GAGGAAGGATTGAAGTTAACATTCCAAAAGCACAAGTTGATGGCTAATGGAGTAATGGGAGATGGACATCCTCTTTTTCATAAGAAGAAAGGGAACAGAAAGAAGCTAGTTGAG CTGGAGGTGGAGTGCATGGAAGAGCCTAATCACCTTGATGTGGACCTGGAGACCCGGATCCCTGTCATCAATAAGGTGGATGGTACTTTGCTCGTGGGTGAGGATGCCCCTCGCCGGGCTGAACTGGAGATGTGGTTACAGGGTCATCCAGAGTTTGCTGTCGATCCCCGATTTCTAGCG TATATGGAGGATCGCAGAAAACAGAAATGGCagagatataaaaaaaataataaggcagAATTGAACTGTTTGGGAATAGAACCAGTACAGACAGCTAACTCTAGGAATGGAAAAAAG GGTCATCATGCTGAAACTGTGTTGAACCGGGTTTTGCCAGGGCCTATTGCACCTGACACCAGCAAGAAGCGGGCCCGTAGGACGCGACCAGACCTTTCTAAGATGATGGCCCTGATGCAGGGTGGAGGCACTGGGTCCCTGTCTCTGCATAATACCTTCCAACACAGCAGTAGTGGCCTGCAGTCTGTGTCATCTCTGGGTCACAGCAGTGCCACTTCTGCATCTTTGCCTTTTATGCCGTTTGTGATGGGTGGTGCAGCATCATCCCCTCATGTAGACTCCAGCACCATgcttcatcaccaccaccaccacccccacccccaccatcaccaccatcaccatccagGCCTGAGAGCCACTGGCTACCCTTCTTCACCAGCCACCACCACCTCTGGTACTGCCTTGAGGTTGCCACCACTGCAGCCTGAGGAGGATGAGGACGATGaggatgaagatgatgatgatgatttatCTCAGGGCTACGATAGCTCAGAAAGGGACTTCTCACTCATTGATGATCCTATGATGCCAGCCAACTCAGACTCCAGCGAAGATGCTGACgactga